The following are from one region of the Stigmatella ashevillena genome:
- a CDS encoding ferritin-like domain-containing protein, producing MKTTSSDVGFNRTGLQTSALEGEEAIEGARQGIPSSPGDGSGILAVRADYAAEGDRLGTVPIPGTFKGLFTTTKELLKGNKPTVFIDKLGERLAFERTGVRLYEGALAKFDLHGTWPGGPSREQLEGILRDELSHFFLLREAMEALGADPTAMTPSADLVAVTSKGVPEVLADPRTNLVQCLEALLVAELTDNDGWELLITLARGVGQDALAARFQLALDSEADHLLLVRRWFTAGVTGEAGVRPEVTAPAF from the coding sequence ATGAAGACGACATCCAGTGACGTGGGGTTCAACCGCACCGGCCTTCAGACCTCCGCCCTCGAGGGCGAGGAGGCCATCGAAGGGGCGCGGCAGGGCATCCCCAGCAGTCCCGGCGATGGCAGCGGCATCCTCGCGGTGCGTGCCGACTATGCCGCGGAGGGCGACCGCCTGGGCACGGTCCCCATTCCGGGGACCTTCAAGGGCCTGTTCACCACCACGAAGGAGCTGCTCAAGGGCAACAAGCCCACCGTGTTCATCGACAAGCTGGGCGAGCGGCTCGCGTTCGAGCGCACGGGCGTGCGCCTCTACGAGGGGGCCCTGGCCAAGTTTGATCTCCACGGCACCTGGCCCGGTGGCCCCTCGCGCGAGCAGCTCGAGGGCATCCTCCGCGATGAGCTGTCCCACTTCTTCCTGCTCCGGGAAGCGATGGAGGCGCTGGGCGCGGACCCCACGGCGATGACGCCCTCGGCGGACTTGGTGGCGGTGACCTCCAAGGGCGTTCCCGAGGTGCTGGCCGATCCGCGCACCAACCTCGTCCAGTGTCTGGAAGCCCTGCTGGTGGCGGAGCTGACCGACAACGACGGCTGGGAGCTGCTCATCACGCTGGCGCGGGGCGTGGGCCAGGACGCGCTGGCCGCGCGGTTCCAGCTGGCGCTGGACTCGGAGGCAGACCACCTGCTGCTGGTGCGCCGGTGGTTCACCGCTGGGGTGACTGGCGAAGCGGGGGTGAGGCCCGAGGTCACCGCTCCCGCTTTCTGA
- a CDS encoding TspO/MBR family protein, whose product MQTEPLALKSPSLRVESAAALAVFSALSAGAAAMGAVATNGATQRWYRRLKKPSFQPPRAVFGPVWTVLYGLIAVSGWRVWNQPAGIARSRALSLWAVQLGFNTAWSWLFFGKHRPRSALADVTALMLSVGAYMAAARKVDRPAAALVAPYLGWVCFASLLNEELVRLNR is encoded by the coding sequence ATGCAAACGGAACCCCTGGCGTTGAAGAGCCCTTCCTTGAGGGTGGAGTCTGCCGCGGCCCTGGCGGTCTTCAGTGCCCTGAGCGCGGGCGCGGCGGCGATGGGGGCCGTGGCCACGAATGGCGCGACCCAGCGCTGGTACCGCCGGTTGAAGAAGCCCTCGTTCCAGCCGCCCCGTGCCGTGTTCGGCCCGGTGTGGACGGTGCTCTATGGCCTCATCGCCGTGTCCGGATGGCGCGTGTGGAACCAACCCGCGGGGATCGCCCGCTCCCGCGCCTTGAGCTTGTGGGCCGTCCAGCTCGGCTTCAACACGGCCTGGTCCTGGCTCTTCTTCGGCAAGCATCGGCCGCGAAGTGCCCTGGCGGACGTCACCGCGTTGATGCTCTCCGTGGGGGCCTACATGGCCGCTGCCCGGAAGGTGGACCGTCCCGCCGCCGCGCTCGTGGCTCCCTACCTGGGCTGGGTGTGCTTCGCCAGCCTCCTCAACGAGGAGCTCGTCCGCCTCAACCGCTAG
- a CDS encoding ATP-binding protein has translation MDAVADAVLVCDGQEHILHLNKAAEVLLGWTREELTGQPFSVLVPQRLRTWKGVPLLQHLLDESLSHVGRPILVPLRHRQGPEVVLEAVMGRTKAQDHGRIVLTLRHISVMPDATAEPLDQGLCLHPWQLAHPGPAQVPSVAERLYQLIFEHAPLGLFHFGNPPFVIACNENFAEILGSDRQRVLGINLLTLRDTRLMDCIRATLQGKHARYEGDYTTVTTGKVVPVRALFAPFVDENGGVVGGVGIVEDVTAQRRLEEERATQLALASTLLRTAPVGMAFFDTRLRFVHINDALASATGQAPEAHLGRSLPAMLGAGGLHLEQFLRHVLETGQPLERLELSAQELGLSGPWLYWTLSIYPVRAGDGRILGIGSVVENTTGAKRAEQERGRLLREAQEAVRVRDDFLTIASHELKTPLTPLSLRLATLERKLERGEPLDPAALHHARQHLTRLTTLINDLLDTSRIESGGLALHPQPTRLDVLIEHVIHVTETLHDAPQRIAFHLPVRPIEVLGDPYRLEQVISNLLENALKYSPSGGPIRVSLEARGDVVLMTVSDPGIGIPSDQQQHLFERYFRARNVSTHAYGGLGLGLYICRDIVARHGGSIWVESEVGRGSTFYVALPTLQASRALAVPTPEPRVH, from the coding sequence ATGGATGCCGTGGCGGATGCGGTGCTCGTCTGTGACGGCCAGGAGCACATCCTCCACCTCAACAAGGCAGCAGAGGTGCTGCTTGGCTGGACGCGCGAGGAGCTGACCGGGCAGCCCTTCTCCGTGCTCGTTCCCCAGCGCCTCCGGACCTGGAAAGGCGTGCCGCTGCTGCAGCACCTGCTGGACGAGAGCCTGTCCCACGTGGGCCGCCCCATCCTGGTGCCGCTGCGCCACCGCCAGGGCCCCGAGGTGGTGCTGGAGGCGGTGATGGGCCGCACGAAGGCGCAGGACCACGGCCGCATCGTCCTGACGCTGCGCCACATCTCGGTGATGCCGGATGCCACCGCCGAGCCGTTGGATCAGGGGCTGTGCCTCCATCCCTGGCAACTCGCGCACCCGGGCCCGGCACAGGTGCCCTCCGTCGCCGAGCGACTCTATCAGCTCATCTTCGAGCATGCGCCCCTGGGCCTCTTCCACTTTGGCAATCCCCCCTTCGTCATCGCGTGCAATGAGAACTTCGCGGAGATCCTCGGCTCGGACCGGCAGCGCGTGCTCGGCATCAACCTGCTGACGCTGCGGGACACCCGCCTCATGGACTGCATCCGGGCCACGCTCCAGGGCAAGCACGCGCGCTACGAAGGCGACTACACCACCGTCACCACGGGCAAGGTCGTCCCGGTCCGCGCGCTCTTCGCCCCCTTCGTCGACGAGAACGGAGGGGTGGTGGGCGGGGTGGGCATCGTCGAGGATGTCACCGCCCAGCGCCGCCTGGAAGAGGAGCGCGCCACACAATTGGCGCTGGCCAGCACCCTGCTGCGCACCGCCCCCGTCGGCATGGCCTTCTTCGACACGCGGCTGCGCTTCGTGCACATCAATGACGCCCTGGCCTCCGCCACGGGCCAGGCCCCGGAGGCCCACCTGGGGCGCTCCCTGCCAGCCATGCTCGGCGCCGGGGGCCTGCACCTGGAGCAGTTCCTGCGGCACGTGCTGGAGACAGGCCAGCCCCTGGAGCGGCTCGAGCTGAGCGCCCAGGAGCTGGGCCTCTCGGGGCCCTGGCTCTACTGGACCCTGAGCATCTACCCGGTCCGCGCCGGGGACGGCCGCATCCTGGGCATCGGCTCGGTCGTCGAGAACACCACCGGCGCCAAGCGCGCCGAGCAGGAGCGGGGCCGGCTGCTGCGCGAAGCCCAGGAGGCCGTACGGGTCCGGGATGACTTCCTCACCATCGCCTCGCACGAGCTGAAGACGCCGCTCACCCCGCTGTCGCTGCGCCTGGCCACCCTGGAGCGCAAGCTGGAGCGCGGCGAGCCCTTGGACCCCGCGGCCCTGCACCACGCCCGCCAGCACCTGACGCGCCTCACCACGCTCATCAACGACTTGCTGGACACCTCTCGCATCGAGTCGGGGGGACTGGCGCTCCACCCCCAGCCCACTCGGCTCGACGTGCTCATCGAGCACGTCATCCACGTCACCGAGACGCTCCACGATGCCCCCCAACGCATCGCCTTCCACCTGCCCGTGCGCCCCATCGAGGTGCTGGGAGACCCGTACCGGCTGGAACAAGTCATCTCCAACCTGCTGGAGAACGCCCTGAAGTACAGCCCGTCGGGCGGCCCCATCCGCGTGTCCCTGGAGGCGCGAGGAGATGTGGTGTTGATGACGGTGTCGGACCCGGGCATCGGCATCCCCTCGGACCAGCAGCAGCACCTCTTCGAGCGCTACTTCCGGGCGCGCAACGTCTCCACCCACGCCTATGGCGGCCTGGGGCTGGGGCTCTACATCTGCCGCGACATCGTCGCGCGCCATGGCGGCAGCATCTGGGTGGAGAGCGAAGTGGGCCGGGGCTCGACCTTCTATGTGGCCCTGCCCACACTTCAGGCCTCGCGGGCCCTCGCCGTGCCCACCCCGGAACCCCGGGTGCACTGA